A region of Novipirellula aureliae DNA encodes the following proteins:
- a CDS encoding IS110 family transposase gives MDKTKHKTDRDDALKLAKMAVMGVLTPVHVPKPEIREQRAIIKYRKNLDGRINRIKNGIRSSFANRGIEIDSGARAWHTGRVHIDSFRTPITLCNADDLWKGQLDLELTQLDALTAEMQAVEDRLELFAADNAMIQLVMTIPGVGRKTAELLVAIIDAPHRFKSARHLSSYLGLTPKQYQSGETDGNGRISKRGPKLARTMLLECAWVSLRYNDWSKKTFERIHGGSKTRRKKAGIALARKIAVVAWAMMRDQKAWDPNRALQESAAEPEIQELTTEDTETQESKPKRKAKLIRAKPHAPGPVISDEPKQRSGRGSKPTRRRGSARRAPLKT, from the coding sequence GTGGACAAAACCAAACACAAAACCGATCGTGACGATGCCCTCAAGCTGGCTAAAATGGCTGTCATGGGAGTGCTCACGCCGGTCCACGTGCCAAAACCAGAGATCCGTGAACAACGAGCCATTATCAAGTATCGAAAGAACCTCGACGGCCGAATCAATCGAATCAAAAACGGCATTCGATCCAGCTTCGCCAACCGCGGCATCGAAATCGACTCTGGCGCGAGAGCTTGGCATACCGGACGCGTCCATATCGACTCGTTTCGAACACCGATCACCCTCTGTAATGCTGACGATCTCTGGAAAGGACAACTCGATTTGGAACTGACACAACTCGATGCGTTGACCGCAGAAATGCAAGCGGTCGAAGATCGGTTGGAATTGTTCGCTGCCGACAACGCTATGATTCAGTTGGTGATGACGATCCCTGGCGTGGGACGCAAAACGGCTGAGCTTCTTGTTGCCATTATCGATGCCCCGCACCGCTTCAAAAGTGCTCGGCATCTTTCAAGTTACCTTGGCCTGACGCCAAAGCAATATCAATCGGGTGAAACCGATGGCAATGGAAGGATAAGTAAACGCGGGCCGAAACTGGCTCGCACGATGCTTTTGGAATGTGCTTGGGTAAGTCTTCGATACAATGATTGGAGCAAGAAAACTTTTGAACGGATTCACGGCGGATCGAAAACACGACGCAAGAAAGCCGGCATCGCATTGGCCCGCAAGATCGCAGTGGTCGCTTGGGCAATGATGCGCGACCAAAAGGCTTGGGATCCGAACCGGGCATTGCAAGAGTCTGCAGCGGAGCCTGAAATTCAAGAACTGACGACGGAAGATACAGAGACCCAAGAATCAAAACCAAAAAGGAAAGCCAAGCTTATACGAGCAAAACCACATGCTCCAGGGCCAGTGATCAGCGACGAACCGAAGCAACGCAGCGGTCGAGGTAGTAAACCAACTCGCCGCCGTGGCAGTGCACGCCGCGCGCCTTTGAAAACCTGA
- the csrA gene encoding carbon storage regulator CsrA, whose translation MLVLSRKKNESIIINNDIKIVVVEIRGDKVRLGVEAPREVPVHRQEVYDAIQRSIETGDVSIESQDA comes from the coding sequence ATGTTAGTATTATCGAGAAAAAAGAACGAAAGTATCATCATCAACAACGACATCAAAATTGTCGTCGTTGAGATTCGAGGCGATAAGGTTCGCCTTGGCGTCGAAGCACCTCGCGAGGTGCCGGTGCATCGTCAAGAAGTCTATGACGCCATCCAGCGTAGCATAGAGACTGGCGATGTTTCGATTGAATCCCAAGACGCTTAG
- the nusA gene encoding transcription termination factor NusA — protein sequence MNPQDILRYVDSLHREKNIDTEIVFSAIESALQTAAKRQYGEDANIAVQLNRENGRISAIYEGEPLGDDQIGRIGAQTAKQVIIQKVKEAERDTLMNEYREQVGQIVAGIIGRADGGVATVNLGNVEAILPRSEQIPGETLHAGERVRAVVFEVKAAGNRVRVVLSRTRPQLVQALFEQEIPELAEEVISIKSISREPGYRSKVAVSSVDSQVDPIAVCVGYRGSRIKAVREELAGEHIDVVRWSDDPEVMIPNALQPATVEQVLLCDMIGRAIVLVQEDQLSLAIGRRGQNVRLASKLCGWDIEIMTGGELEEQIERAVAGYSTIEGITDEIAQSLVEQGYLSYDDLSVIEPDLFMEMSGLTEQQVDYIVETAEARAEEAEVAAAEERRNRKENERLMREAEAAGITEPEPSSDVAAGNPEPAAPATEAEAKPEAEVEPEAVAKPEAVAKPEAEAKPEAEVEMDSSADTKTETPKEGE from the coding sequence ATGAATCCGCAAGACATCCTTCGATACGTCGATTCGCTTCACCGTGAGAAGAATATTGATACGGAGATCGTGTTTTCTGCGATTGAGTCGGCTCTCCAGACGGCCGCAAAGCGGCAGTATGGCGAAGATGCCAACATCGCGGTTCAGCTCAACCGGGAAAACGGACGCATTTCAGCGATCTATGAAGGCGAACCGCTTGGCGATGACCAAATTGGTCGAATCGGGGCTCAAACCGCCAAACAAGTCATTATCCAAAAGGTCAAAGAGGCTGAACGTGATACTCTGATGAACGAGTATCGCGAACAAGTCGGTCAAATTGTCGCCGGGATTATCGGAAGAGCCGATGGCGGCGTGGCAACGGTTAACTTAGGCAATGTTGAAGCCATTTTGCCGCGCAGCGAACAAATTCCTGGCGAGACATTGCATGCCGGTGAAAGAGTCCGCGCTGTCGTCTTCGAAGTCAAAGCGGCAGGAAACCGGGTGCGGGTCGTGCTCAGCCGAACGCGTCCACAATTGGTCCAAGCGTTGTTCGAGCAAGAAATACCTGAACTCGCCGAAGAAGTGATCTCAATCAAATCGATAAGCCGCGAGCCTGGATATCGAAGCAAAGTGGCCGTCAGTAGCGTGGATTCTCAAGTGGATCCGATCGCGGTTTGCGTTGGTTATCGGGGCAGCCGAATCAAGGCCGTTCGTGAAGAACTCGCTGGTGAACATATCGACGTCGTGAGATGGAGTGATGATCCCGAAGTGATGATCCCCAATGCCTTGCAACCGGCAACCGTCGAGCAAGTTTTGTTGTGCGATATGATCGGCCGCGCAATTGTGTTGGTTCAAGAGGACCAGTTGTCGTTGGCAATCGGCCGACGTGGCCAAAATGTTCGACTCGCCAGTAAACTGTGCGGCTGGGATATCGAAATCATGACCGGCGGTGAATTGGAAGAACAAATCGAACGAGCCGTCGCTGGTTATAGCACGATCGAAGGTATCACCGACGAAATCGCCCAATCACTGGTTGAACAAGGCTACTTGTCCTATGACGACTTGTCCGTTATCGAACCCGATTTGTTTATGGAAATGAGCGGGTTAACGGAACAACAAGTCGATTATATCGTCGAAACCGCTGAGGCGAGAGCGGAGGAAGCTGAAGTCGCTGCCGCCGAAGAACGACGAAATCGCAAAGAGAACGAACGCTTGATGCGAGAAGCGGAAGCTGCCGGAATTACAGAACCCGAACCAAGCTCCGATGTAGCCGCTGGTAACCCAGAACCGGCTGCTCCGGCAACCGAAGCGGAAGCCAAGCCCGAAGCGGAAGTTGAGCCCGAAGCGGTAGCCAAGCCCGAAGCGGTAGCCAAGCCCGAAGCGGAAGCTAAGCCCGAAGCGGAAGTTGAGATGGACTCAAGTGCGGACACAAAGACTGAAACGCCAAAAGAGGGCGAGTAA
- a CDS encoding NUDIX hydrolase — translation MSSNKTGQADLAGENPLNKQDRSHPERLLLTGSRFDVYEMMLTGNDGKTYQRQVVRHPGAVVLLPLLDRDTVVLIENRRPTVGETLLELPAGTREVGESAETTAARELAEETGYTAQSMTLLHDFYSAPGICDERMSLFIARGLSEGKAAREATEEIVNRIVSREQVRSLISENRIKDAKTLVGLYAFLFNPCCE, via the coding sequence ATGAGTTCCAATAAAACGGGCCAAGCCGATCTTGCCGGCGAGAACCCTTTGAACAAGCAGGATCGCTCTCATCCTGAGCGTCTCCTATTAACAGGTTCTCGTTTCGACGTTTATGAAATGATGCTTACCGGAAATGACGGCAAGACCTACCAACGCCAGGTGGTCCGACATCCTGGGGCGGTCGTTTTATTGCCGCTACTTGATCGCGATACCGTTGTGCTTATCGAGAACCGCCGTCCGACCGTCGGTGAAACCTTATTGGAGCTGCCTGCGGGAACGCGTGAAGTCGGCGAATCGGCCGAAACCACCGCGGCAAGAGAATTAGCCGAGGAAACCGGATACACGGCCCAATCGATGACGCTGCTGCACGATTTCTACTCCGCACCAGGAATTTGTGATGAGCGAATGTCGCTATTTATCGCGAGAGGGCTTTCCGAGGGCAAAGCTGCACGGGAAGCGACGGAGGAAATCGTCAACCGAATCGTTTCTCGCGAACAGGTTAGAAGCTTGATTTCGGAAAACCGGATCAAGGATGCAAAAACGTTGGTAGGTCTCTATGCGTTTCTTTTCAACCCTTGTTGCGAATAA
- a CDS encoding type II toxin-antitoxin system RelE/ParE family toxin, with protein MKGPTVVWVESVEQELASIWLALPDRNKISKAAHEIDQALKRDAIGEGVELCEGLYAIEHGPLRAIFEVLSDDKIVRVVKVKPSGLLWGFSRITPTITASARLTLTTE; from the coding sequence ATGAAAGGGCCAACGGTAGTTTGGGTGGAGAGCGTGGAACAGGAATTAGCTAGTATCTGGTTGGCCCTGCCAGATCGAAACAAGATCAGCAAAGCAGCCCACGAGATCGACCAAGCATTGAAGCGTGATGCAATTGGCGAAGGCGTTGAGCTTTGCGAGGGGTTGTACGCGATCGAACATGGCCCGTTGCGAGCAATCTTCGAGGTGTTGAGCGACGACAAGATCGTGCGGGTCGTCAAGGTGAAACCGTCGGGCTTGTTATGGGGCTTCAGTCGGATAACACCAACGATAACCGCGTCGGCCAGATTAACGCTGACCACAGAGTAA
- a CDS encoding HNH endonuclease, giving the protein MHIQSVRPWLRDEFSFRCVYCLVREQWGKRLGEFDLDHFEPVARSPEASLEYDNLVYSCRACNLRKGKRLVPDPTQALLESALRVHLGGRLSGLNDEARRVIAVMGLNSANLVRRRLTWMRIIDICHKNDPELFASLM; this is encoded by the coding sequence TTGCACATTCAATCGGTCCGGCCATGGCTGCGTGACGAGTTTTCGTTTCGCTGTGTGTACTGCTTGGTTCGCGAACAGTGGGGAAAGCGACTGGGCGAATTTGACCTCGACCATTTTGAGCCGGTGGCTCGTTCGCCAGAGGCGAGTCTGGAATACGACAATCTCGTCTATTCGTGTCGCGCCTGTAATCTCCGCAAAGGAAAACGGCTGGTGCCAGATCCAACACAAGCTCTTTTGGAATCGGCGCTTCGAGTTCATCTCGGTGGACGACTTTCAGGTTTGAACGACGAAGCACGCCGCGTCATCGCGGTGATGGGATTGAATTCGGCGAATCTAGTTCGACGGCGGCTCACTTGGATGCGGATCATCGACATTTGCCATAAGAATGACCCTGAACTCTTCGCTTCATTGATGTGA
- a CDS encoding transposase: MYACVVDQDGNKRLHQHFSTNNIPDFLAKIKPFLPDLVVGCECTFNGYWLADLERLADDDRTIRKLETFLTKSAKVHDANSFFRLQTIPGVGPIIAMTMLYEIHDIRRFPTVGDFLSYCRLVRGEHQSNGKKYGSPGKKIGNAYLKWAFSEAIPLLKRQDARAKAFCDRIEKKHGKARANSLLAVKLGRAVYFMLCRGEVFDLDRMIG; encoded by the coding sequence ATGTACGCCTGCGTCGTTGACCAAGACGGTAACAAACGACTCCACCAACACTTCTCAACTAACAACATTCCCGATTTTCTTGCGAAAATCAAACCCTTTCTGCCCGATCTTGTGGTCGGGTGCGAATGCACATTCAACGGGTACTGGTTAGCCGACCTGGAGAGACTCGCCGATGACGACCGGACGATTCGGAAGCTCGAAACGTTTCTTACCAAGTCGGCCAAGGTTCACGATGCGAACAGCTTCTTTCGTTTACAAACAATCCCAGGTGTTGGTCCGATCATCGCAATGACGATGCTTTACGAGATCCACGACATTCGGCGGTTTCCTACCGTTGGCGACTTTCTGTCGTACTGTCGACTCGTTCGAGGCGAACATCAATCCAACGGCAAAAAGTACGGTTCGCCTGGCAAAAAGATCGGTAACGCTTACTTGAAGTGGGCGTTCAGCGAAGCGATCCCACTGCTCAAGCGACAAGACGCTCGCGCCAAAGCATTTTGTGATCGAATTGAAAAGAAACATGGTAAAGCGAGAGCCAACAGTTTACTCGCAGTCAAACTCGGTCGAGCGGTCTACTTCATGCTGTGTCGCGGCGAAGTATTCGACCTCGATCGAATGATTGGGTGA